A region of Bombus huntii isolate Logan2020A chromosome 15, iyBomHunt1.1, whole genome shotgun sequence DNA encodes the following proteins:
- the LOC126874047 gene encoding protein mono-ADP-ribosyltransferase PARP16 isoform X1, translated as MDSASKKQTFHNDKEKKKSNPNQRKSLDQGICKESELDISYTIRLDSTNQEDVEKKVQCLKHVLEKDLRAADLKWSLFVAACNTYRYDTCLKPFPPMYIKNECKDIEALRRAIEVIPPLAVILKALSESDVYEKYGMAIDLLQWVLVRLRDPYIKSIKKENYDLILRKVPSEMPVVAPNLIFQVTSTKQSTSEDRWKTIAQGHTTFYAYHGSRLENFHSIIHYGLQQSMCKNSLFGKGIYLSSELGVSLPYSPVGYGWGGSVLGSEMSCIALCELINHIDVKTGDSVCCTEDDARSLVSDSMGGRVPNKYYLVTNSELVRVRYLLIYSQQVQAARCINNKGLLAWFKQHKLLTFVLGYVVLLASVGLTHNKQVEKYYKLFAQKVGLE; from the exons ATGGATAGCGCAAGCAAGAAACAAACCTTTCACAATgataaagagaagaaaaaatctAACCCCAATCAAAGGAAAAGTTTGGATCAAGGGATTTGTAAAGAATCTGAGTTAGATATATCATATACAATTCGATTGGATTCCACAAATCAAGAAGATGTTGAAAAAAAAGTTCAGTGTCTAAAACATGTATTGGAGAAAGATCTAAGAGCAGCTGATTTAAAATGGTCCCTATTTGTAGCAGCTTGTAATACATATCGCTATGATACTTGTTTAAAACCATTTCCAccaatgtatataaaaaatgaatgcAAAGACATTGAAGCTTTG AGAAGAGCTATAGAAGTAATTCCCCCATTGGCTGTAATATTGAAAGCATTATCAGAATCAGatgtatatgaaaaatatggaATGGCTATAGATCTATTACAGTGGGTTCTAGTGCGCTTGAGAGATCCTTATATAAAAAgcattaaaaaagaaaat TATGACTTGATATTGAGAAAAGTACCCTCAGAAATGCCAGTAGTTGCACcaaatttaatattccaaGTTACAAGTACAAAACAATCTACTTCAGAAGACAGATGGAAAACAATCGCTCAAGGTCACACAACATTTTATGCTTATCATGGTAGTCGACTAGAGAACTTCCATTCCATTATACATTATGGTCTACAACAGAGTATGTGTAAG AACTCATTATTTGGTAAAGGAATATATCTTTCGAGTGAATTAGGTGTAAGTTTACCATATAGTCCGGTTGGCTATGGGTGGGGAGGTAGTGTATTAGGAAGTGAAATGAGCTGCATAGCTTTATGTGAACTTATTAATCATATAGATGTAAAAACTGGAGATTCAG TATGTTGTACAGAAGATGATGCTAGAAGTTTAGTATCAGATTCCATGGGTGGAAGAGTtccaaataaatattatttggtAACAAATAGTGAATTGGTAAGGGTACGATACCTCCTTATTTACAGTCAACAAGTTCAAGCAGCAAG ATGTATTAACAATAAAGGATTATTAGCATGGTTTAAACaacataaattattaacatttgTGCTTGGTTATGTGGTGCTGCTGGCTTCAGTTGGACTTACTCATAATAAACaagttgaaaaatattataaattatttgctCAAAAAGTTGGACTGGagtaa
- the LOC126874047 gene encoding protein mono-ADP-ribosyltransferase PARP16 isoform X3 — protein MDSASKKQTFHNDKEKKKSNPNQRKSLDQGICKESELDISYTIRLDSTNQEDVEKKVQCLKHVLEKDLRAADLKWSLFVAACNTYRYDTCLKPFPPMYIKNECKDIEALRRAIEVIPPLAVILKALSESDVYEKYGMAIDLLQWVLVRLRDPYIKSIKKENYDLILRKVPSEMPVVAPNLIFQVTSTKQSTSEDRWKTIAQGHTTFYAYHGSRLENFHSIIHYGLQQSMCKNSLFGKGIYLSSELGVSLPYSPVGYGWGGSVLGSEMSCIALCELINHIDVKTGDSDDARSLVSDSMGGRVPNKYYLVTNSELVRVRYLLIYSQQVQAARCINNKGLLAWFKQHKLLTFVLGYVVLLASVGLTHNKQVEKYYKLFAQKVGLE, from the exons ATGGATAGCGCAAGCAAGAAACAAACCTTTCACAATgataaagagaagaaaaaatctAACCCCAATCAAAGGAAAAGTTTGGATCAAGGGATTTGTAAAGAATCTGAGTTAGATATATCATATACAATTCGATTGGATTCCACAAATCAAGAAGATGTTGAAAAAAAAGTTCAGTGTCTAAAACATGTATTGGAGAAAGATCTAAGAGCAGCTGATTTAAAATGGTCCCTATTTGTAGCAGCTTGTAATACATATCGCTATGATACTTGTTTAAAACCATTTCCAccaatgtatataaaaaatgaatgcAAAGACATTGAAGCTTTG AGAAGAGCTATAGAAGTAATTCCCCCATTGGCTGTAATATTGAAAGCATTATCAGAATCAGatgtatatgaaaaatatggaATGGCTATAGATCTATTACAGTGGGTTCTAGTGCGCTTGAGAGATCCTTATATAAAAAgcattaaaaaagaaaat TATGACTTGATATTGAGAAAAGTACCCTCAGAAATGCCAGTAGTTGCACcaaatttaatattccaaGTTACAAGTACAAAACAATCTACTTCAGAAGACAGATGGAAAACAATCGCTCAAGGTCACACAACATTTTATGCTTATCATGGTAGTCGACTAGAGAACTTCCATTCCATTATACATTATGGTCTACAACAGAGTATGTGTAAG AACTCATTATTTGGTAAAGGAATATATCTTTCGAGTGAATTAGGTGTAAGTTTACCATATAGTCCGGTTGGCTATGGGTGGGGAGGTAGTGTATTAGGAAGTGAAATGAGCTGCATAGCTTTATGTGAACTTATTAATCATATAGATGTAAAAACTGGAGATTCAG ATGATGCTAGAAGTTTAGTATCAGATTCCATGGGTGGAAGAGTtccaaataaatattatttggtAACAAATAGTGAATTGGTAAGGGTACGATACCTCCTTATTTACAGTCAACAAGTTCAAGCAGCAAG ATGTATTAACAATAAAGGATTATTAGCATGGTTTAAACaacataaattattaacatttgTGCTTGGTTATGTGGTGCTGCTGGCTTCAGTTGGACTTACTCATAATAAACaagttgaaaaatattataaattatttgctCAAAAAGTTGGACTGGagtaa
- the LOC126874047 gene encoding protein mono-ADP-ribosyltransferase PARP16 isoform X2, protein MDSASKKQTFHNDKEKKKSNPNQRKSLDQGICKESELDISYTIRLDSTNQEDVEKKVQCLKHVLEKDLRAADLKWSLFVAACNTYRYDTCLKPFPPMYIKNECKDIEALRRAIEVIPPLAVILKALSESDVYEKYGMAIDLLQWVLVRLRDPYIKSIKKENYDLILRKVPSEMPVVAPNLIFQVTSTKQSTSEDRWKTIAQGHTTFYAYHGSRLENFHSIIHYGLQQSMCKNSLFGKGIYLSSELGVSLPYSPVGYGWGGSVLGSEMSCIALCELINHIDVKTGDSEDDARSLVSDSMGGRVPNKYYLVTNSELVRVRYLLIYSQQVQAARCINNKGLLAWFKQHKLLTFVLGYVVLLASVGLTHNKQVEKYYKLFAQKVGLE, encoded by the exons ATGGATAGCGCAAGCAAGAAACAAACCTTTCACAATgataaagagaagaaaaaatctAACCCCAATCAAAGGAAAAGTTTGGATCAAGGGATTTGTAAAGAATCTGAGTTAGATATATCATATACAATTCGATTGGATTCCACAAATCAAGAAGATGTTGAAAAAAAAGTTCAGTGTCTAAAACATGTATTGGAGAAAGATCTAAGAGCAGCTGATTTAAAATGGTCCCTATTTGTAGCAGCTTGTAATACATATCGCTATGATACTTGTTTAAAACCATTTCCAccaatgtatataaaaaatgaatgcAAAGACATTGAAGCTTTG AGAAGAGCTATAGAAGTAATTCCCCCATTGGCTGTAATATTGAAAGCATTATCAGAATCAGatgtatatgaaaaatatggaATGGCTATAGATCTATTACAGTGGGTTCTAGTGCGCTTGAGAGATCCTTATATAAAAAgcattaaaaaagaaaat TATGACTTGATATTGAGAAAAGTACCCTCAGAAATGCCAGTAGTTGCACcaaatttaatattccaaGTTACAAGTACAAAACAATCTACTTCAGAAGACAGATGGAAAACAATCGCTCAAGGTCACACAACATTTTATGCTTATCATGGTAGTCGACTAGAGAACTTCCATTCCATTATACATTATGGTCTACAACAGAGTATGTGTAAG AACTCATTATTTGGTAAAGGAATATATCTTTCGAGTGAATTAGGTGTAAGTTTACCATATAGTCCGGTTGGCTATGGGTGGGGAGGTAGTGTATTAGGAAGTGAAATGAGCTGCATAGCTTTATGTGAACTTATTAATCATATAGATGTAAAAACTGGAGATTCAG AAGATGATGCTAGAAGTTTAGTATCAGATTCCATGGGTGGAAGAGTtccaaataaatattatttggtAACAAATAGTGAATTGGTAAGGGTACGATACCTCCTTATTTACAGTCAACAAGTTCAAGCAGCAAG ATGTATTAACAATAAAGGATTATTAGCATGGTTTAAACaacataaattattaacatttgTGCTTGGTTATGTGGTGCTGCTGGCTTCAGTTGGACTTACTCATAATAAACaagttgaaaaatattataaattatttgctCAAAAAGTTGGACTGGagtaa
- the LOC126874056 gene encoding vacuolar protein sorting-associated protein 26C codes for MHKLINDYYLINNHKLKMTINIDIKLKRASKIYHEGEIVAGFILLQTNSDVKHDGIFLSMEGSVNLQLSSKNFGIFEAFYNSVKPIQLVQYTLDVAPSGKIPSGRTEIPFELPLKPRGTKSLYETYHGVFVNIQYFIRCDIKRSFLAKDVSKSLEFIVEDKVPPKIQKEASKPVCFNIMPESLQNTRDRINVPRFCISGKLDSLYCKISEPLTGEVVIEHCEAVIKSIELQLVRVETCGCAEGYSRDATEIQNIQIGEGNVCTNLPIPIYMIFPRLFTCPTLSTSNFKVEFEVNLIVIFEDDYLVTENFPIILSRY; via the exons ATGCATAAACTCATAAATgattattatctaattaacaatcataaattgaaaatgacaaTAAACATCGATATCAAATTAAAGCGAGCTAGTAAAATATATCATGAAGGG GAAATAGTTGCCGGTTTTATATTGCTACAAACTAATTCTGACGTTAAACACGATGGAATATTCTTAAGTATGGAAGGTTCGGTCAATTTACAGCTTAGTTCGAAGAATTTTGGCATTTTTGAAGCATTTTACAATTCTGTAAAG CCAATACAATTAGTTCAATATACTTTAGATGTTGCTCCGAGTGGCAAAATACCGAGTGGTAGAACAGAAATACCATTCGAATTACCACTAAAACCTAGAGGGACTAAGTCTTTGTATGAAACTTATCATGGAGTCTTTGTAAATATCCAATATTTTATACGCTGTGATATAAAAAGAAGTTTCTTAGCAAAAGATGTAAGCAAATCGTTGGAGTTCATAGTTGAAGATAAGGTGCCTCCTAAGATACAAAAAGAGGCCAGTAAACCAGtgtgttttaatattatgCCAGAATCATTGCAAAACACAAGAGATAGAATCAATGTACCCAGATTTTGCATTTCTGGGAAACTAGATTCATTGTATTGCAAGATTTCTGAACCCTTAACAGGAGAG GTGGTAATCGAACATTGTGAAGCTGTAATAAAGTCAATCGAACTGCAGTTGGTAAGAGTAGAGACATGTGGTTGTGCTGAAGGATATTCCAGAGATG CTactgaaatacaaaatatacaaattggCGAAGGAAATGTTTGTACAAATTTACCTATACCAATATATATGATATTCCCACGGTTATTTACATGTCCTACATTAAGTACGAGTAATTTTAAAGTCG AATTTGAAGTGAATTTGATCGTAATATTTGAAGATGATTATTTAGTTACGGAAAATTTCCCCATAATATTATCAAGATACTAA
- the LOC126874045 gene encoding G2/mitotic-specific cyclin-B translates to MALRNRTALTNIVNQENTKNFKSSVTTIPGKTKRAALGEIGNKVNTLRGIEPIDRTSLLIKDKKPIIAPKQAIKPPEKATEKLPVQIVKPVIKVAVSQESVISLPAKKEVQSFSSDLLAVEDIDEEDKGNPSLVSIYSNDIYEYLRTLESMYPISKGYLCGQEVTPKMRSVLIDWLVDVHQQFHLMQETLYLTVAIIDRFLQAFRSIDRKRLQLVGVTAMFIASKYEEMYSPDINDFVYITDNAYSKVEILQMEMLIVKTLDYSFGRPLPLHFLRRYSKAGKALPIHHTMAKYFLEQSLVHYEVCHYPPSLIAAAAIYLAFLIIDNDDEDQQKVVWTNTLAHYSTYSKDDVFPVVRETASIIVNADKIKYQAVRKKYAQAKCMKISTRPELRSATIDLLATADKRAV, encoded by the exons ATGGCTTTAAGAAATAGGACCGCGCTCACG aatattgTAAATcaagaaaatacaaagaattTTAAGTCTTCTGTGACCACAATACCTGGGAAGACAAAAAGAGCTGCTTTGGGTGAAATAGGAAACAAAGTGAACACATTAAGAGGCATAGAACCCATTGATAGAACTAGCTTGCTAATAAAAGACAAGAAACCAATTATAGCCCCAAAACAAGCTATCAAACCACCAGAAAAAGCAACTGAGAAACTACCTGTACAAATAGTTAAACCTGTAATAAAGGTTGCAGTTTCTCAAGAGAGTGTGATATCACTGCCTGCTAAAAAGGAGGTTCAATCATTCTCCTCAGATCTATTAGCAGTTGAAGATATTGATGAAGAAGATAAAGGAAATCCTAGTCTAGTTTCTATTTATAGTAATGACATTTATGAATACTTAAGAACTCTAGAAAGTATGTACCCTATTTCAAAAGGATATCTATGTGGACAAGAAGTTACGCCAAAAATGAGGAGTGTACTTATAGATTGGTTAGTGGATGTACACcaacaatttcatttaatgCAAGAAACATTATACCTAACTGTTGCTATCATTGATAGATTTTTACAG GCTTTTCGCTCAATAGATAGGAAAAGGTTACAATTGGTTGGTGTGACTGCTATGTTTATTGCTAGCAAGTATGAAGAAATGTATTCTCCAGATATAAATGATTTTGTATATATCACAGATAATGCATACTCGAAGGtagaaatattacaaatgGAAATGCTTATTGTAAAAACATTAGATTATTCTTTTGGTAGACCATTACCCTTACATTTCCTAAGGAGGTACAGCAAAGCTGGAAAG GCACTCCCAATACATCATACAATGGCTAAATATTTTCTAGAACAAAGCTTAGTTCACTATGAAGTGTGCCACTATCCCCCAAGCCTTATTGCAGCTGCAGCAATATATTTAGCTTTCCT AATTATTGATAATGATGACGAAGACCAGCAAAAGGTTGTCTGGACAAATACCTTGGCACATTACAGTACCTATTCCAAGGACGACGTATTCCCTGTAGTACGGGAAACAGCAAGTATTATAGTTAATGCGGATAAAATTAAGTATCAAGCTGTGAGAAAGAAATATGCCCAAGCAAAGTGCATGAAGATTAGTACTCGACCCGAACTTAGATCAGCAACAATAGATTTATTAGCTACTGCAGATAAAAGGGCAGtataa